One Alphaproteobacteria bacterium DNA segment encodes these proteins:
- a CDS encoding DUF853 family protein: MKGAHPIPDEAAQRVVAYVGTTGSGKTYTAKGTAERFLSAGARVCVLDPTGAWWGLKSNAAGNAAGFSVVVFGGDHADVPIDDTTGAALGDLIAKSNLQCVVDVSAMTMGGRVRFVTAFLEALYAHNRQPLYLILDEADMFAPQRPLPDQTVMLNRVEQIVRRGRIKGFRPWLISQRPAVLHKDVLSQAGTLVAMKLTAPQDRDAIGAWIEGQADRDQGKKLLADLPRLKTGEGYVWSPAAGLLERVKFPAIKTFDSSRTPDDDDEVVEPTRLAEVDLTDIRARLSQVQAKAADADPKALRKRIADLEAKLAQAAPNPAMMVAEHARGVAEGIAQGRLQMASEFGASIEAVVRQFRAATPTTPTPAPRPLPVANHAPIQTPVAQAAKGGAEMRILRVLAQRHPARFTIAQWATLAGMKKSGGTWNTYVSRLRTAGYIDQSNGMVCATAAGLAAAGSMPAQPQTAAEIQAMWRESLGAAVGRMLDRVLEAYPNPIDRTSLAEALGMAASGGTFNTYLSRLRSNGLVTSDGRGVLAADILFGGANG, encoded by the coding sequence ATGAAGGGCGCGCACCCGATCCCGGACGAAGCGGCCCAGCGCGTCGTCGCCTATGTCGGCACGACCGGCAGCGGCAAGACCTACACCGCCAAGGGCACGGCAGAGCGATTTCTGTCCGCCGGCGCGCGCGTCTGCGTGCTCGACCCGACCGGCGCATGGTGGGGCCTCAAATCCAACGCGGCCGGGAATGCCGCCGGGTTCTCCGTCGTGGTGTTCGGTGGGGATCATGCCGACGTGCCGATCGACGACACGACCGGCGCGGCGCTCGGCGACTTGATCGCCAAGAGCAACCTTCAATGCGTGGTCGATGTTTCGGCCATGACAATGGGCGGGCGCGTGCGGTTCGTGACCGCGTTCCTCGAAGCGCTTTACGCGCATAACCGCCAACCCCTTTATCTGATCCTCGACGAAGCCGACATGTTCGCGCCGCAGCGTCCGCTTCCCGACCAGACCGTCATGCTCAATCGCGTCGAACAGATCGTCCGGCGCGGGCGCATCAAGGGGTTTCGTCCGTGGCTGATTTCCCAGCGGCCGGCCGTGCTGCACAAGGACGTTCTCTCGCAAGCCGGGACGCTCGTCGCAATGAAGCTGACGGCGCCGCAGGATCGCGACGCTATCGGCGCTTGGATCGAAGGGCAGGCGGATCGCGACCAGGGCAAGAAGCTGCTTGCCGATCTGCCGCGCCTTAAGACCGGCGAGGGCTATGTATGGAGCCCGGCCGCCGGGCTGCTTGAGCGCGTCAAGTTCCCGGCCATCAAGACATTCGACAGCTCGCGCACGCCCGACGATGACGACGAGGTTGTGGAGCCGACACGCCTTGCCGAGGTCGATTTGACCGACATTCGCGCGCGGCTGTCACAGGTCCAGGCGAAGGCGGCGGATGCCGACCCGAAGGCGCTGCGGAAGAGGATCGCCGATCTCGAGGCGAAGCTCGCCCAGGCCGCGCCCAATCCAGCGATGATGGTGGCCGAGCATGCTCGGGGCGTTGCGGAGGGAATCGCTCAAGGCCGATTGCAAATGGCGAGCGAGTTTGGCGCGTCGATCGAAGCGGTGGTGCGCCAGTTTCGCGCGGCCACGCCGACGACCCCGACGCCGGCGCCCCGGCCGCTGCCCGTGGCTAATCACGCGCCAATTCAAACCCCGGTGGCCCAGGCCGCCAAGGGTGGCGCCGAAATGCGCATCCTTCGCGTGCTGGCCCAGCGCCATCCCGCGCGCTTCACTATCGCGCAATGGGCCACGCTCGCCGGCATGAAGAAATCCGGCGGCACTTGGAATACCTACGTCTCTCGCCTGCGCACCGCCGGCTATATCGACCAGAGCAACGGCATGGTTTGCGCGACGGCCGCCGGCCTTGCCGCAGCGGGATCGATGCCCGCGCAGCCGCAGACCGCCGCCGAGATCCAAGCGATGTGGCGCGAATCGCTCGGCGCCGCCGTCGGCCGAATGCTCGACAGGGTTCTCGAGGCGTATCCGAACCCGATCGATCGCACGTCGCTTGCCGAAGCGCTCGGCATGGCGGCGAGCGGCGGCACCTTCAACACGTATCTGTCGCGGCTCCGCTCGAACGGGCTCGTGACCTCCGATGGCCGCGGGGTTCTCGCGGCGGACATTCTCTTTGGAGGCGCCAATGGCTGA
- the bet gene encoding phage recombination protein Bet — translation MTDTQNQTAGTALATISPPRLPYPKGLEERFGVDRASWKALVEAVFPAAKTPDSVVLALSYCKARRLDPFKRVVHIVPIWDSESSSMKETVWPGIAEHRTTAFRTKAYAGADAATFGETIERTFEGKTKKGEVKATVRFPEWCQLTVYRLIDGQRVPVPGPRVYWLETYSRMGRTEVPNDMWQKRPNGQIEKCAEAAALRRAFPEELGDEAVVEEAGAFDHAPMKDVTPPPAPTREQFVAPEPAPEPTEADEREADRLTQRYAETGDTSGVEPQDEPDPDALPPWPPQPTYKAVKEIADQITDPETLTAWALANEPNIARLAKIQQANARGAIADRRAELEAVPE, via the coding sequence ATGACCGACACCCAAAACCAAACCGCCGGAACCGCGCTCGCGACGATTTCGCCGCCACGCCTGCCCTATCCCAAGGGCCTCGAAGAGCGTTTCGGCGTTGACCGCGCATCATGGAAGGCGCTGGTCGAAGCCGTGTTTCCCGCCGCCAAGACGCCGGACTCCGTCGTGCTGGCGCTCTCCTATTGCAAGGCCCGTCGCCTCGATCCCTTTAAGCGGGTCGTGCATATCGTGCCGATCTGGGATTCGGAAAGCAGCTCCATGAAGGAAACGGTTTGGCCGGGCATAGCCGAGCATCGCACGACGGCATTTCGGACGAAGGCTTACGCGGGCGCCGATGCCGCGACGTTCGGCGAAACGATCGAGCGCACGTTCGAGGGCAAGACCAAGAAGGGCGAAGTCAAGGCGACGGTGCGCTTTCCCGAATGGTGTCAACTCACGGTCTATCGCCTGATCGACGGCCAGCGCGTGCCGGTGCCGGGGCCGCGCGTCTATTGGTTGGAAACCTACTCGCGCATGGGACGGACCGAGGTGCCCAACGATATGTGGCAGAAGCGGCCGAACGGGCAGATCGAGAAATGCGCCGAAGCCGCCGCGCTGCGCCGGGCTTTCCCTGAAGAACTCGGAGACGAAGCTGTTGTCGAGGAAGCGGGTGCGTTTGATCACGCGCCGATGAAAGACGTGACGCCGCCGCCCGCGCCGACCCGCGAACAATTCGTGGCGCCCGAGCCCGCACCCGAGCCGACCGAGGCGGACGAGCGCGAGGCCGATCGGCTGACGCAGCGCTATGCGGAGACGGGCGACACGAGCGGCGTCGAACCGCAAGACGAGCCGGACCCCGACGCGCTACCGCCCTGGCCGCCGCAACCGACCTACAAGGCGGTCAAGGAAATCGCCGATCAGATCACCGATCCCGAAACGCTCACGGCCTGGGCGCTGGCGAACGAACCGAACATCGCGCGGCTCGCGAAGATCCAGCAGGCCAACGCGCGCGGTGCCATCGCCGATCGGCGTGCGGAGTTGGAGGCCGTCCCGGAATGA
- a CDS encoding helix-turn-helix domain-containing protein has translation MSITLPNRLRLAREEAGMTQQAVADRFGIDKNSISNWERDPKPDARKPARPDIEKLPMLAHLYGKTIDELLTGKAPVRPLPPVPIVGYVGAGAEIFPIDDHAKGGGHDEAPPFPGQEGPAVAVWVRGDSMLPQIEDGWVLYYSRDREGVPGACVGRLCVVQVQDGPMLVKKLEPGKRKGLWRLVSYNASPREDVKLDWAARVLAIVP, from the coding sequence TTGAGCATTACGCTGCCCAACCGGCTTCGTTTGGCGCGCGAAGAGGCGGGCATGACGCAACAGGCGGTCGCGGATCGGTTTGGGATCGACAAGAACTCGATTTCCAACTGGGAGCGCGACCCGAAGCCGGATGCGCGAAAGCCCGCGCGCCCCGATATCGAAAAGCTGCCGATGCTGGCGCATTTGTATGGGAAAACGATCGACGAGCTCTTAACCGGCAAGGCGCCGGTCCGGCCATTACCGCCGGTTCCCATCGTCGGCTATGTCGGTGCCGGGGCCGAGATTTTCCCGATCGACGACCACGCCAAGGGCGGCGGTCATGACGAGGCGCCCCCATTTCCCGGCCAGGAAGGCCCGGCCGTCGCGGTGTGGGTGCGCGGCGATTCCATGCTGCCGCAGATCGAGGATGGCTGGGTTCTGTACTACAGTCGCGATCGCGAGGGTGTGCCCGGCGCCTGCGTGGGCAGGCTCTGCGTCGTTCAGGTGCAGGACGGCCCGATGCTGGTGAAGAAGCTCGAGCCCGGCAAGCGCAAGGGCCTGTGGCGCTTGGTCAGCTACAACGCCAGCCCGCGCGAAGACGTGAAGCTGGATTGGGCCGCCCGCGTGCTGGCGATCGTGCCTTAG
- a CDS encoding helix-turn-helix domain-containing protein, producing MVNATHPETTPATKRDPRLIEAKRRAVAAAGGAHKAAAALGVKPQAVYQWSYVPAERVGQMAQLTNIPPHELRPDIFPPPAKSEAA from the coding sequence ATGGTCAACGCGACGCACCCCGAAACCACACCCGCCACCAAACGCGATCCGCGCTTGATCGAGGCGAAGCGCCGTGCCGTCGCGGCCGCCGGTGGCGCCCACAAGGCCGCCGCTGCGCTGGGCGTGAAGCCGCAGGCTGTCTATCAGTGGTCCTACGTGCCCGCCGAGCGCGTGGGCCAAATGGCGCAGCTGACCAACATCCCCCCGCACGAACTGCGCCCCGACATCTTCCCGCCCCCGGCGAAGTCGGAGGCGGCGTGA